In Alkalihalobacterium alkalinitrilicum, a genomic segment contains:
- a CDS encoding NCS1 family transporter — MQEKQSHLKSPDLLPIPHSGKKIGSIGFSFIWVGMAVVLAAFAIGGSGVQSLSLGWVILATIIGSIAIGLCMTLTGDIGVEHGLSFPVYMRAPFGTIGTHIPSLIRGFVAACWFGINTYFGATAMNGILFVLFGFDNWFVCFLIFATLQIINTALGIKAVERFADLAAPVIIIISGWMYMTLSDQALAEGRNVWAWVESPVTGGAAVTAFMIVIMSNMGFWGTLAADMPSISRFIKGSKFERSWAKRNKAQIVGSLITLPIVQTFMVVIGAVSYIAVSNYDPVVALQQAASGLVLGVLLLMIVFAQWSTNISANLIPAATIFSNVGGPKVPFWSGVVVAGIIGALVQPWSLFDIIIPALLIIGGILSAIVGILVSDYYLLRKRRVNVPDLYKEDGQYQYASGFNAAGFIAWVLGGVAAYFLANYSFIVGFGVGLVSYYFLAKYWWFVKYKQAEIEDPSDEKYLGITVGRDWEISEDNEDLKQVAP; from the coding sequence ATGCAGGAAAAACAAAGCCATTTAAAATCTCCAGATCTTCTACCAATTCCACATAGTGGAAAGAAGATTGGATCGATTGGGTTCTCGTTCATTTGGGTTGGAATGGCCGTCGTATTAGCAGCGTTTGCCATAGGCGGTTCTGGTGTACAAAGTCTTTCCCTTGGTTGGGTTATTTTAGCAACAATTATTGGAAGTATTGCGATTGGTCTTTGTATGACGTTGACTGGTGACATCGGAGTGGAACATGGTTTGTCTTTTCCTGTTTATATGAGGGCACCGTTTGGAACGATAGGAACTCATATTCCTTCTCTTATCCGTGGGTTTGTTGCAGCATGTTGGTTTGGGATTAATACGTATTTTGGTGCAACGGCCATGAATGGTATATTATTTGTTTTGTTTGGATTCGATAACTGGTTTGTCTGCTTTTTAATTTTTGCAACATTACAAATAATCAATACAGCGTTAGGGATTAAAGCAGTTGAACGATTTGCTGACTTAGCTGCACCAGTTATCATTATTATTTCTGGTTGGATGTATATGACATTATCAGACCAAGCTTTGGCAGAAGGTCGTAACGTGTGGGCTTGGGTTGAAAGTCCAGTAACAGGGGGAGCCGCTGTTACTGCTTTTATGATTGTTATTATGAGTAATATGGGCTTCTGGGGTACTTTAGCTGCGGATATGCCATCGATTTCCCGTTTTATCAAAGGATCAAAATTTGAAAGAAGCTGGGCAAAAAGGAATAAAGCGCAAATTGTAGGAAGTTTAATTACGCTACCCATTGTACAAACTTTCATGGTTGTAATTGGTGCAGTTTCTTATATTGCGGTCTCGAATTATGACCCCGTTGTTGCACTGCAACAGGCTGCCAGTGGGTTAGTACTTGGCGTACTTTTATTAATGATTGTTTTTGCTCAATGGTCAACAAATATATCGGCCAACTTAATTCCTGCAGCGACGATTTTCTCAAACGTCGGTGGCCCGAAAGTTCCTTTCTGGTCAGGAGTTGTAGTTGCTGGTATAATCGGGGCTCTCGTACAGCCGTGGAGCTTGTTTGATATTATCATTCCTGCTCTACTGATTATTGGAGGAATTTTATCAGCCATTGTTGGTATATTAGTATCGGATTATTATTTGCTTCGTAAACGCCGTGTAAATGTGCCTGACCTCTATAAAGAAGACGGTCAATATCAATACGCAAGTGGCTTTAATGCTGCAGGGTTCATTGCGTGGGTATTAGGTGGTGTTGCGGCTTACTTTTTAGCGAACTATTCGTTTATTGTCGGTTTTGGTGTTGGTCTTGTTTCCTATTACTTCCTCGCTAAATATTGGTGGTTTGTGAAATACAAACAAGCGGAAATAGAAGATCCGAGTGATGAAAAATATTTAGGGATTACAGTCGGAAGAGATTGGGAAATAAGTGAGGATAATGAAGATTTAAAGCAAGTAGCACCATAA
- the preA gene encoding NAD-dependent dihydropyrimidine dehydrogenase subunit PreA: protein MADLRINLAGIKSPNPFWLASAPPTNSGYQVQRAFEAGWGGAVWKTLGDPILNVSSRFAAVGFNGQKVAGFNNIELITDRPLEVNLKEIYETKKRFPDHAIIASLMVEPKQEAWHEIVKRVEDVGVDGLELNFGCPHGMAERGMGAASGQVPELVEKQTYWVKEVARTPVIVKLTPNITDITVTAESAVQGGADAISMINTINSLAGVDIDTWNTIPHVAGKGAHGGYCGPAVKPIALNMVAECARNPRINVPISGIGGISNWRDTVEFLLMGATGVQICTAAMHHGFRIVEDMIEGLSNYLDEKGIASLDEIIGKSVERYSDWGNLDLNYKIVARINNDVCINCNKCHIACEDTSHQCIDMLKDGHGNSFLQVREEDCVGCNLCSIVCPVDGAIDMVELPNEQPPMTWNERQAAIGSVQSCEVDVIK, encoded by the coding sequence ATGGCTGATCTACGAATAAATCTTGCAGGTATAAAGTCGCCGAACCCGTTTTGGCTCGCTTCGGCTCCTCCAACGAATTCAGGCTACCAAGTACAGCGAGCATTTGAAGCTGGTTGGGGAGGGGCAGTTTGGAAAACGTTAGGAGATCCGATACTGAATGTTTCTTCACGCTTTGCTGCCGTAGGCTTCAACGGTCAAAAAGTTGCTGGATTTAATAATATCGAGCTTATTACAGATCGTCCACTGGAAGTGAATTTGAAAGAAATTTATGAAACGAAAAAAAGATTCCCAGATCACGCAATTATTGCTTCATTAATGGTCGAACCGAAACAAGAAGCATGGCATGAAATCGTAAAACGAGTAGAAGATGTAGGAGTGGATGGATTAGAGTTGAACTTTGGTTGTCCGCATGGGATGGCCGAGCGTGGAATGGGTGCTGCATCTGGTCAAGTTCCAGAATTAGTAGAAAAGCAAACGTATTGGGTGAAAGAAGTAGCGCGAACTCCAGTTATCGTTAAGCTAACTCCTAATATCACTGACATTACAGTAACGGCTGAATCAGCGGTACAAGGTGGGGCTGATGCTATTAGTATGATCAATACGATTAATAGTTTAGCAGGTGTGGATATTGATACATGGAATACCATACCGCATGTTGCAGGGAAAGGAGCCCACGGTGGTTATTGTGGACCAGCGGTAAAACCAATTGCCCTTAATATGGTAGCCGAATGTGCTCGAAACCCACGGATTAATGTACCTATCTCAGGCATTGGTGGAATTTCCAATTGGAGAGATACAGTTGAATTTTTACTGATGGGTGCAACAGGAGTTCAAATTTGTACAGCAGCGATGCACCATGGTTTCCGTATTGTAGAAGATATGATCGAGGGGTTATCCAACTATTTAGATGAAAAGGGGATTGCCTCGTTAGATGAAATTATAGGGAAATCGGTCGAACGTTATTCAGATTGGGGTAATCTCGACCTTAACTATAAAATTGTTGCAAGAATTAACAACGATGTTTGTATTAATTGTAATAAGTGTCACATCGCCTGTGAAGATACGTCGCATCAGTGTATTGATATGTTAAAAGATGGTCACGGAAATAGCTTTTTACAAGTAAGAGAAGAAGATTGTGTCGGCTGTAATCTTTGCTCAATTGTTTGTCCTGTTGACGGCGCAATCGATATGGTTGAACTACCAAATGAACAGCCACCAATGACTTGGAACGAACGTCAAGCTGCAATCGGGTCAGTACAAAGTTGTGAAGTCGATGTAATAAAGTAA
- a CDS encoding PucR family transcriptional regulator codes for MKSYITISEVLKRKHFENTEVIAGVDGLNRNVKWVHVVEVINIKKLLNGHELILTTGLGWKDNKSLFISFIVQLIESNASGLCVEIGTHTSTIPQEVIDIANKHQFPIILFHQEVAFVQITQDIHSVLINQQYQMISDLESYSQTLNKKLLEINCYKDILKFFQKFLDVQVVAFLNEDIIFIPDRTASERRVILDKVEADHDDPIGTIARQPVQILGNQFAELVIMTKHREINEFDVLILDRTTTALAQYLLRDLYVEDRRRMEEAEWMTDWLEGHHSNESIKEHLAFVEPDLKLHGGVVCACKLNINDQSSTIDGTYFKLLFRTIFEQQGFYVFSVEIRGHIIFILGNKRKLKTWKARMTEGFNRLETANYSQKLKVSSISFGVGKFVEQLSEIHKSYQTAKETLLLQGKLSNEGKSYFYDDLHLYRILSLINRHSDLQEIVMEYLQPVMEYDKKYSGKLIETLKAYLACNGSKQETAKQLYVVRQTMYHRIEKLETLLGEDFMNSEKRLAIEFMLLAYDYLKMTDHNYHTSVQEM; via the coding sequence GTGAAATCATATATAACGATTAGTGAAGTATTGAAACGAAAGCACTTTGAAAATACTGAGGTTATTGCTGGAGTAGACGGCTTGAATAGAAATGTAAAGTGGGTTCATGTCGTTGAAGTAATCAATATAAAAAAATTATTAAATGGTCATGAACTTATTCTGACAACAGGGCTAGGTTGGAAAGATAATAAATCATTGTTTATCTCATTTATCGTCCAATTAATTGAAAGTAATGCTTCAGGTTTGTGTGTTGAAATAGGAACACACACTTCAACTATTCCTCAAGAAGTAATTGATATTGCTAATAAACATCAATTTCCAATCATACTGTTTCACCAAGAAGTAGCATTTGTACAAATTACTCAAGATATCCACTCAGTTCTTATTAATCAACAATATCAAATGATTTCAGATTTAGAAAGTTACTCACAAACACTTAATAAAAAGCTTTTAGAAATCAATTGTTACAAAGATATTCTGAAGTTCTTTCAGAAGTTTTTGGATGTTCAAGTTGTCGCATTTTTAAACGAAGATATCATATTCATTCCAGATCGGACAGCTAGTGAAAGGCGCGTTATTCTTGATAAAGTAGAAGCTGACCATGATGATCCAATTGGAACAATTGCTCGTCAGCCTGTTCAAATTCTTGGAAATCAATTTGCTGAATTAGTCATTATGACCAAGCATAGAGAAATTAACGAATTTGACGTCCTCATTCTTGACCGAACAACCACAGCACTAGCACAATACTTATTACGCGATTTATACGTTGAAGATAGACGAAGAATGGAAGAAGCAGAATGGATGACGGATTGGCTTGAAGGACATCACAGCAATGAGAGTATAAAAGAACATCTAGCTTTTGTAGAGCCTGATCTTAAGTTACATGGTGGAGTTGTTTGTGCTTGTAAGCTGAACATAAATGATCAATCTTCAACTATCGATGGGACATATTTTAAGTTACTTTTCCGAACGATCTTTGAGCAACAAGGGTTTTATGTTTTTTCAGTTGAAATCAGGGGACATATCATTTTTATTTTAGGAAATAAACGAAAGTTAAAGACGTGGAAGGCAAGAATGACAGAAGGATTCAATCGTCTTGAAACTGCAAATTATTCACAGAAATTAAAAGTATCGTCAATTTCATTTGGAGTAGGTAAATTTGTTGAACAGCTAAGTGAGATACATAAGAGCTATCAAACTGCCAAAGAAACGTTACTACTCCAGGGTAAGCTTTCAAATGAGGGGAAAAGCTATTTTTACGATGATTTACACTTGTATCGAATTCTATCATTGATTAATAGACATAGTGATCTCCAAGAAATTGTTATGGAGTATTTGCAACCAGTAATGGAATACGATAAGAAATATAGCGGTAAGTTAATTGAGACCTTAAAAGCATATTTAGCATGTAATGGCTCAAAGCAAGAAACGGCCAAACAACTTTATGTTGTAAGGCAAACGATGTATCACCGGATCGAAAAATTAGAAACCTTGCTTGGTGAGGACTTTATGAATTCGGAAAAGAGGTTAGCAATTGAATTTATGTTACTAGCTTATGATTATTTAAAAATGACAGACCATAATTATCATACATCAGTGCAAGAAATGTGA
- a CDS encoding aspartate aminotransferase family protein codes for MLETSKNSKALEKDEKYIWHSMKPYNPDGTMVVTKANGAWVTDHDGKRYLDAMSGLWCVNVGYGRTELAEAAYEQLKELAYFPLTQSHLPAIQLGEKLNEMLGDEYVIFFSNSGSEANETAFKIVRQYHQQKGDSNRYKFISRYRAYHGNSMGALAATGQAQRKYKYEPLAPGFIHVPPPDLYRSNDAPDCHPSELESVRDIDRAMTWELSETIAGVIMEPIITGGGVLIPPDGYMAAVKEVCEKHGALLIVDEVICGFGRTGEPFGFMNYGVKPDIITMAKGITSGYLPLSATAVKREIYEAFKGSEEYDYFRHVNTFGGSPAACALALKNLEIMEKENLFERSKQLGDRLKNDLTNLLQHHPYVGDVRGKGLLIGIELVADKETKAPIDVSIINRVIASCKQKGVIIGKNGATVAGYNNVLTIAPPLNTEEEDLAYLVKAVKDALNELKE; via the coding sequence ATGTTAGAAACAAGTAAAAATAGTAAAGCACTTGAAAAAGATGAAAAATATATTTGGCATTCAATGAAGCCCTATAATCCTGATGGAACAATGGTTGTCACAAAAGCCAATGGTGCTTGGGTAACAGACCATGATGGGAAAAGGTATTTAGATGCGATGTCAGGGCTATGGTGTGTCAATGTAGGGTATGGTCGTACAGAATTAGCTGAAGCTGCATATGAACAGTTAAAAGAATTAGCATACTTTCCATTAACGCAAAGTCATTTACCAGCGATTCAATTAGGTGAAAAACTAAATGAAATGCTTGGTGATGAGTATGTTATTTTCTTTTCCAATAGTGGTTCGGAAGCAAATGAAACGGCTTTTAAAATTGTAAGGCAGTACCATCAACAAAAAGGTGATTCCAATCGTTATAAATTCATTTCGCGTTATCGTGCGTATCATGGCAATTCAATGGGAGCTCTTGCTGCAACTGGGCAGGCGCAAAGAAAGTACAAATACGAGCCATTAGCACCTGGCTTCATCCATGTCCCTCCACCAGATCTTTATAGATCCAATGACGCACCTGATTGTCACCCATCAGAATTAGAATCTGTAAGAGATATTGATCGTGCGATGACGTGGGAGTTAAGTGAGACGATTGCTGGGGTAATTATGGAGCCGATCATTACAGGAGGTGGCGTCCTCATTCCACCTGATGGATATATGGCTGCGGTAAAAGAAGTATGTGAAAAACATGGCGCATTACTTATCGTTGATGAAGTTATTTGCGGGTTTGGTCGTACAGGTGAACCATTCGGGTTTATGAACTATGGAGTGAAACCGGATATTATCACGATGGCAAAAGGAATTACGAGTGGTTATTTACCGTTGTCCGCAACCGCTGTCAAACGAGAGATCTACGAAGCATTTAAAGGATCAGAGGAATACGACTATTTTAGACATGTTAATACATTTGGTGGAAGTCCCGCGGCTTGCGCATTAGCACTGAAAAACCTTGAAATTATGGAAAAAGAAAACTTGTTCGAACGTTCTAAGCAGTTAGGGGATCGATTGAAAAATGATTTAACGAACCTTCTGCAACACCACCCTTATGTTGGAGATGTTCGTGGAAAAGGACTTCTGATTGGAATTGAACTCGTTGCGGATAAAGAAACAAAGGCTCCAATTGATGTAAGTATCATCAATAGAGTTATCGCTTCTTGTAAACAAAAAGGAGTTATTATTGGGAAAAATGGCGCTACAGTAGCAGGCTATAATAACGTTTTAACCATTGCCCCTCCTTTAAATACAGAAGAAGAAGATCTGGCATACTTGGTAAAAGCAGTAAAAGACGCTTTAAATGAATTAAAGGAGTAA
- a CDS encoding CoA-acylating methylmalonate-semialdehyde dehydrogenase: MTLIKNQTNVLKNYINGQWVSSTSTTSLEVPNPATGEVLATVPVSTKDDVDQAVQAASEAFKTWKNTPVPKRARILFKFHTLLSDNHDELARLIVQENGKAFKEAHGEVQRGIECVEFAAGAPTLMMGETLSGIAEDIDSEMFRYPLGVIGGITPFNFPMMVPLWMFPLAIACGNTFVLKPSERTPLLATRLAELFTEAGAPHGVLNLVHGAHDVVNGLLDHEEVKAISFVGSQPVAKYVYERAAANGKRVQALSGAKNHHIVMPDADVKKAVTHIVASAYGSAGQRCMACSAVVVVGDGEDFVLELKSRADELIIGNGLDDEVLLTPVIRDSHRTKVLDYITKGVEEGAALIRDGRKEMEEMKNGNFLGPTIFDHVTPDMVIAKEEIFAPVISMLRAKDLDEGLEYIRKSRYGNGATIYTKDAKAVRKFREEADAGMLGINVGVPATMAFFPFSGWKDSFYGDLHVNGKDGVNFFTRKKMITSRYDF, translated from the coding sequence ATGACACTTATAAAAAATCAAACGAATGTGTTAAAAAATTACATTAATGGCCAATGGGTAAGTTCGACTAGTACGACTTCATTAGAAGTACCTAATCCAGCAACAGGAGAAGTGTTGGCGACAGTACCAGTATCGACAAAAGACGATGTGGATCAAGCGGTACAAGCAGCAAGTGAAGCTTTTAAAACATGGAAAAATACACCTGTGCCAAAACGCGCTCGTATATTATTTAAATTTCACACACTTCTTTCCGACAACCATGACGAATTAGCTCGCCTAATTGTTCAAGAGAACGGAAAAGCATTTAAAGAAGCGCATGGTGAAGTACAAAGGGGAATTGAATGTGTAGAATTCGCTGCTGGTGCCCCGACGTTAATGATGGGAGAAACGTTATCAGGTATTGCTGAGGACATTGATTCGGAAATGTTTCGTTACCCATTAGGAGTAATTGGTGGAATTACACCATTTAACTTCCCAATGATGGTTCCATTATGGATGTTCCCACTCGCAATTGCTTGCGGAAATACATTCGTCCTAAAGCCTTCTGAAAGAACACCGTTGCTAGCGACTCGACTCGCTGAATTGTTTACAGAAGCTGGAGCTCCACATGGTGTACTCAATCTTGTTCACGGTGCACATGATGTTGTAAATGGGTTACTTGATCATGAAGAGGTGAAGGCGATTTCTTTCGTCGGGTCACAACCAGTGGCTAAATATGTTTATGAGCGAGCTGCTGCAAATGGAAAACGAGTTCAAGCACTGTCTGGTGCAAAAAACCATCACATCGTCATGCCAGACGCAGATGTAAAAAAAGCGGTTACACATATTGTAGCTTCGGCTTATGGTAGTGCAGGCCAACGCTGTATGGCATGTAGTGCTGTTGTTGTAGTCGGTGATGGAGAGGACTTTGTTCTAGAATTAAAATCAAGAGCAGATGAGTTGATTATCGGAAATGGTTTAGATGATGAAGTTCTGTTAACACCAGTTATTCGTGACTCACATCGTACAAAAGTTCTTGACTATATAACAAAAGGTGTCGAAGAAGGAGCAGCACTTATTCGTGACGGAAGAAAAGAAATGGAAGAAATGAAAAACGGAAATTTCTTAGGTCCAACGATTTTTGACCACGTGACACCTGATATGGTAATTGCAAAAGAAGAAATTTTCGCACCAGTTATAAGTATGTTAAGAGCGAAAGATTTAGATGAAGGGTTAGAGTATATACGTAAATCTCGTTACGGAAATGGAGCGACTATTTACACGAAGGATGCTAAGGCAGTTCGTAAATTCCGTGAAGAAGCAGATGCGGGAATGCTTGGGATTAATGTAGGTGTCCCAGCAACAATGGCCTTCTTCCCGTTCTCAGGGTGGAAAGATTCTTTCTACGGTGACCTTCATGTGAATGGAAAAGATGGAGTTAATTTCTTTACACGTAAAAAAATGATTACATCAAGATATGATTTTTAA
- the hydA gene encoding dihydropyrimidinase — MKKIIKNGTIVTATDTYEADLLIENGKIAAIGHDFPVGGAEVIDAKGSYVFPGGIDPHTHLEMPFGGTVSKDDFETGTIAAAFGGTTTVIDFCLTNKGEPMKNSIQTWHAKSKDKAVIDYSFHLMIGEINEDVLTELPVIMEEEGITSFKVFMAYKNVFQADDGTLFRTLLAAKELGGLVMVHAENGDVIDYLVTKALEEGNTEPIYHALTRPPEIEGEATGRAAELTGLANSQLYVVHVSCAQAAEKIAEARRKGYDVWGETCPQYLVLDQTYLEKPDFEGAKYVWSPPLREKWHQDVLWNALKNGDLQTLGSDQCSFDFNGQKDLGKGDFSKIPNGGPIIEDRVSILFSEGVQKGRITLNQFVDIVSTRNAKLFGLYPQKGTIAVGTDADIVIFDPSVERTISAETHHMAADYNAFEGMKINGEPVSVLSRGDFVIRDKQFVGTLGKGQYLKRKRYNSSSTLAQKVMKS, encoded by the coding sequence ATGAAGAAAATAATAAAAAACGGAACCATAGTAACAGCAACAGATACTTACGAAGCAGACCTACTCATAGAAAATGGAAAGATTGCAGCCATTGGTCATGATTTTCCTGTAGGCGGTGCAGAAGTGATTGATGCTAAAGGCTCTTATGTTTTTCCAGGTGGTATTGATCCTCATACACATCTAGAAATGCCGTTTGGAGGAACGGTATCCAAGGACGACTTTGAAACGGGCACGATTGCGGCCGCTTTTGGAGGTACAACGACCGTTATTGACTTTTGCTTAACAAATAAAGGTGAGCCGATGAAAAATTCGATTCAAACGTGGCACGCGAAATCAAAAGATAAAGCGGTAATTGATTATAGCTTCCATCTCATGATTGGAGAAATTAATGAAGACGTCTTAACAGAACTCCCAGTCATTATGGAGGAGGAAGGTATTACTTCTTTCAAAGTTTTTATGGCATATAAAAATGTGTTTCAAGCGGATGATGGAACGTTGTTTCGCACCCTCCTTGCAGCGAAAGAACTAGGTGGGTTAGTCATGGTTCACGCCGAAAATGGCGATGTGATTGACTATTTAGTAACTAAAGCTTTAGAAGAAGGGAACACGGAACCAATTTATCATGCACTAACTAGACCACCTGAGATAGAAGGTGAAGCAACAGGAAGAGCGGCTGAGTTAACAGGGTTAGCGAATTCTCAATTATATGTTGTTCATGTATCTTGTGCTCAAGCAGCTGAGAAGATCGCTGAAGCAAGGAGAAAAGGTTACGATGTGTGGGGTGAAACGTGCCCTCAATACCTTGTACTCGATCAAACGTATTTGGAAAAGCCTGATTTTGAAGGAGCGAAGTATGTATGGTCGCCTCCACTTCGAGAAAAGTGGCACCAAGACGTGCTCTGGAATGCGTTAAAGAATGGAGATTTACAAACCTTAGGTTCGGATCAATGCTCATTTGATTTTAACGGTCAGAAGGACTTAGGAAAAGGTGATTTTTCAAAAATTCCAAATGGTGGCCCAATAATTGAAGATCGCGTGAGTATTCTCTTTTCCGAAGGGGTACAAAAAGGACGAATCACGTTAAATCAGTTTGTTGACATCGTTTCAACCAGGAATGCAAAATTGTTTGGATTATATCCTCAAAAAGGAACAATCGCAGTTGGTACAGATGCAGATATTGTCATCTTTGACCCGAGTGTAGAAAGAACGATTTCTGCTGAAACTCACCATATGGCAGCAGATTATAACGCATTTGAAGGAATGAAAATAAATGGTGAACCAGTATCGGTCTTATCACGTGGTGATTTTGTTATTCGCGATAAGCAGTTTGTTGGTACGTTAGGTAAAGGTCAGTATTTAAAGAGGAAAAGATACAATTCATCTTCAACACTAGCACAAAAAGTGATGAAGTCATAA
- a CDS encoding tyrosine-protein phosphatase → MNKLNVHSHLYDEQNVRVIPLEGAVNFRDMGGYPTFDGRKVKWGHFFRSGALNDLTENDVEYLQRLGIKRICDLRRSIETQAKPNPRIPGVDYIHLPVIPENNEKEQVRQIGELSLHGDKIILGEPGEMLLRLNRVIAHQTEAYTQLLKMLFEEERVPLIIHCVAGKDRTGVCSSLILLTLGVPEEIVIKDFTYTNQFFDQLKQRLVTKRFLEKAQGENPQSIDALIEARPDYLKAFLKEIEEHYGSFDAYLYENLGISKNDRKDIQKRYTV, encoded by the coding sequence ATGAACAAACTTAATGTGCATTCACATCTGTATGATGAGCAAAATGTAAGGGTTATACCGCTAGAAGGAGCCGTTAATTTTCGCGATATGGGGGGATATCCAACTTTTGACGGTCGAAAGGTAAAATGGGGACATTTTTTTCGCTCAGGTGCTTTAAATGATCTGACAGAAAATGATGTAGAATATTTACAGAGGTTAGGTATCAAAAGGATTTGTGATCTACGCCGTAGTATAGAAACGCAAGCTAAACCTAACCCAAGAATCCCTGGTGTTGATTACATTCATTTACCAGTTATTCCTGAAAACAATGAAAAAGAACAGGTGAGACAAATTGGTGAATTATCCCTCCATGGAGATAAAATTATTCTTGGTGAGCCAGGTGAAATGCTTTTACGTTTAAATCGTGTAATTGCTCATCAAACAGAAGCATACACTCAGTTACTTAAAATGTTATTTGAAGAAGAACGTGTTCCACTCATTATTCACTGCGTCGCTGGAAAAGATCGTACAGGTGTTTGTAGTTCCCTAATATTACTAACATTAGGGGTTCCAGAAGAAATTGTTATCAAAGACTTTACTTATACGAACCAGTTTTTTGACCAATTAAAACAAAGATTAGTCACGAAACGCTTTTTAGAAAAAGCACAAGGTGAAAATCCACAATCAATTGATGCTTTAATAGAAGCAAGACCTGACTACTTAAAAGCATTCTTAAAAGAAATAGAAGAACATTATGGTTCCTTTGATGCATATTTATATGAAAACCTTGGGATAAGTAAGAACGATCGAAAAGATATTCAAAAACGTTATACCGTTTAA
- a CDS encoding DUF1540 domain-containing protein, with the protein MPKVEVSCAISNCTFYGEGNICTAEKIMVELDNHSRYDTEMSSELNEKNHIDEADHSAETCCKTFKPKRN; encoded by the coding sequence ATGCCAAAAGTAGAAGTTTCTTGCGCGATATCAAACTGTACATTTTATGGGGAAGGAAATATTTGTACGGCAGAAAAAATTATGGTAGAACTAGATAACCATTCTAGATATGATACAGAAATGTCTTCCGAATTGAACGAAAAGAATCATATAGATGAAGCCGATCATTCAGCTGAAACCTGTTGCAAAACCTTTAAACCTAAAAGAAATTAA